From the Glycine max cultivar Williams 82 chromosome 11, Glycine_max_v4.0, whole genome shotgun sequence genome, the window TGTGCACTAACCAATAGAACGTTATCAGGATTACGATCACCACCCCGAGATTACGAGATTCCAGGAGAAGGTGTAagcaaaatatttacaataattgGGGCATCTGCTAACCTCGTGTTTGCATTTAATACTGGCATGCTTCCTGAGATACAAGTAAGACAGAAGCTTGCAAATCTTCAtatattgtgtttgtttttcgtTGATGCACAATTCTATTTAGTTTCATTGTGTGTTCTAGAAATTGAGTTTTATTTGATTGTATAATAAAACTTGCAGGCAACGATTAAACAACCAGTTGTCAAGAACATGATGAAAGCCTTGTACTTTCAGTTTACCGTTGGAGTTCTACCATTGTACCTTGTTGCCTTTACAGGATACTGGGCTTATGGGTCTTCCACAGAAGTGTATTTGCTGAATAGTGTGAATGGTGCAGTTTGGGTGAAGGCTTTGGCTAATATCACAGCATTTCTTCAATCTGTCATTGcattacatgtacatacatatACATTTAAACTAGAATTCTCCCTACTCTTGAATGTATTACTTGAATTATTTCCTTGGCTtaacattaataataacaaCTCCGGTTCTGTTTCTACTAGATTTTTGCAAGTCCAATGTACGAGTTTTTGGATACTAAATATGGGATCAAAGGAAGTGCAATGAATGTTAAAAACATGTCATTTCGAATGGTGGTAAGAGGAGGCTACCTGGCCTTTAACACATTTGTGGCGGCTTTCCTGCCATTCCTTGGAGATTTCATGAGCCTCACGGGAGCTATAAGCACATTTCCCCTTACATTTATTCTTGCAAACCACATGTACCTTAAGGCAAAGAAGGACAAACTAAACAGCTCACAAAAGCTCTGGCACTGGCTCAACATTGGTTTCTTTTCCATTATGTCTCTTGCAGCAACAATTTCGGCCATACGGCTCATTGCCATAGACTCCAAAACATTCCATGTTTTTGCagatttgtgattaaattcaTTCTATTCTTTCAGCAATTGTAACGCCAGAGGTTTTAGTGTTTCAGAtgctttcattttaaaaataaaattaggcaTATAATTTCCTAGCAGAAGATTGTGTTGTATCAATGTAGTAATGTTTTTGTTGAGTAAACCTTGCACTTTTGGCCAACATTGGTGACTCGGATCAGTAAAATACACATATTTGGCACTATCATATTGGGAGTTAGTCTATCAGCATCAATTCGGTCAAGCAAAATAAGCTATAGaatcaattagaaaaaaatgagaaatgccAATCCATACtcaataaattgaataaaaaactgaatttaaaatcataatgCCCTTCATTTCAGTCTATGTTACTATTGAGAACACTATTGTGTGGCAATGAACAATATCACAAAAAACAAGACAATTACTTCAATTGATATTTCTACAGTGGAATTTGGCAACCCTACTGTCTTGAAGACCTTTGTGCAATCATCTGACAGAAACACCTGAACATGCAATATTTAAGAAGTAAACATCTGTAtcagtaaataaataattcaagaaACAAATGTAATGTAAAGGGCCATGCTACCGTCATTTCCCCTccctaaataagaaaataagttCTATGCTGTCCAAAGTCCAAACTTCATAAGAGATGCATAGAGAAGAGACAAAGATAGGTAAATGCTAAGGATTGCTGACTATGCTGGCTAGGCTTCATTGAACTACGACCTTAGTTTCATCAGAACTTCAGATACCATTATTCCAAACCAAAACTCGGCACTTAATTCATAATAATGTACAACAATCAGAACGGAGGTGAGTAATAAACTAACAATCACTAAAATTGTTAACAAATTACAGCCAATGTACACATATGTATAAAGTCAATCAGTAGCATATGATGGAGTAGTATGATACTCTGATGCCAGAAAAATATTAGTCAAAATGGCTCAAACATCACTTTCAGGAAAATGCAGatttcatctttttaaaaaaaaactatagaagtccattttcacattttttctttcattattaaAACAGATAAAGAGCTCAAGGCACTCCAATAACAACAAATGTTTGTTTGAATCATTAATGAATAATCgtatataaaatgaataaaaagcttgaagtaGACATCTCAGTCTAACCTTGTCAAGCATCATCCGGACACCAACTTCACAAAAATGCAGATGGAATTGAGAAGTATGAGAGGAACTCTGAGGTACTGAGTTGCATAAATGAGGCCTATAAGCTGGCCTTTGAACGACTTAGTCCTTCCACCAGAGAAATCTTGGAAGCCCCATCCTCTAGGTGCAAGAAAGCGGTCCTCATTTAATATCGCTAGCGCATTTGCAAGAAGAAGAAACCCCTCAAGTAAAGTCCACAGACCCATTTCCCTGCATTGCAAAGAAATCCAATCCTATGGCCATCACATAACTAATCccataaaaaacaatcatcttAGACATTGACAGTTACAGGGCAGAAGAGTATGCTTCCATCTTCAGGGAGCTTAAAAGAGACTTATTACCAAAGAGTTTCATGATTCATCACTTTCCCTGAACTGAAGGTTGGTGGTACATCACAATATGTCACTCACAGGTTACAATTTTACAATGAGCAACTCAAATTCAATCATATTAAATACCATAATTAAATTactatttctaattaaatttaaagaaatacgAATGTACTGCACCtactaaaaattcaaaaaaccaaatttccaattcaaaaataaatccTAGTTTTAATAGAATCTACAAATAATCTCATACGATGTGGAAACAATTAACAGAAACAGGTGCAAACATTTTAAGACGCGACAGACAAAAAAATAGAGGAATCGTGTTCAAgtaacaaaagtcaaaacaacaTTCAGCCAATGCCACAAAACTCACGATTGAGAATGAAGCGGAATCCTAgatcttccaaaaaaaaaagcaacgaggaaaaaatatgattttttttttacaataaaagtgGAACAAAGTTAAGATACAAAATgagttagttttgaaaaaacctgAAAACGGAACGGTGGGGTGAGACGAAACACAATCAGATCATGCTGATGCTGAACGAAGAAGTGCGAGCGAGGAAGGAGAAAACCAACCTGATCGAAACGCACCGTTTTTGTGTTTCTTTGAAGGAATCCAAGAGTTTAGAAGGATCCTATATTTATGTTGGACCCGCCGTAAGCCCAATAATTAGAGAACAGAATCGAAGTTATTACTTAACACACCTCATTATTTTTTGATTGTATCAAGGATGCAATGTACTTGAGGTGCACCAAAGCAAACCCGAGGTGCGTTATATAATTACCCAAAATCGAAAGTAAAACCAAAACActcatatacaaaaaaaaaaaaaaaagatcctGTCACTGTGGAGTTTTTGGTTTCTCTTGGAATTAAATccaacttaaaaatatatttctacaTTCTATAATTGTTTATACAACAAAACGACCtgaacataaaattttaagattttagatcaatttcaatttttttataactagaGTTCAAATTAAAGTTCCAGTTCCATGTATGGATGGACTCTAATAGGTCAAattgttaaattataaaaacaaattttaaataattataatgtatACTGACTTTaacaaatgaatttatattTGACGAATGCAAAActggcaaaaaaaaattataatttgtttggtttgagaaaatattatttattttatttttttgaattacaaaaataatgttaccttgtttttgttgttttcgaaacaaactttttttttaaaaaaaaaacaacgtcACAAGtttataattattcataaaaataagaaatcaaatgttAGAAAAACTTATAGCAAGTGTTGAAAATGGAATTtcggaaagaaaaaagagagtacatattttaattatatattaagagaattatacaatatttataaaaacaaataagtatgatattgtatatatatatatatatatatatatatatcaattttcaaacctctaattttttttaagagaaacggATTCTATCAAAAGAATAGTCCACATAAATTAATATCTgcaacatttaatttaaaaaccagTTTATTTGACATAGTATAGGTAGATTGAAAAAGCAAAGTGCACAAAAACACAAGCTACCTATATCAATAATCTTAATCTAAGAAACAACAAAGCAACTaatctggaaaaaaaaatcatataattttgaGCTCTTGTCTGATATAATTTGACAGATTGAACAATTCCAGACAACTCAGTGTCCTATTTAAGAAATAACAACTTTGACATCTCAAGACTCAATAAAATTTAGAAGACTAAAAGAGGTCACCTTAATACAACTGCTAAAGTCACCACAATATATCAGATTGATCAATAAGAGTAAATAGTAAGAATTTCACTCATAAAAGAGGTCATCCAAATTATTTATGCATGAGCATTATACTTTGCAAACTGTTACACAACACAATTCAAAATACTAACCAAATTCACAACACACTGCAAAAGAATTCaggttaaaaattaattcaatctaTATTTCCTGTGATCAAACTCGGAAAATAAATGCAGTACAAAGTTATCAAAGACATTTAAATATCCATAGCCAGATTCTAACCCAATTTTTTTACAGCAAAAAAAATAagtcctaaaatattttttaatcccaTCTCAATTCCCTCCTTGTGTCAATATTAGTACCCTTGATCTATTGTAATCGTGAGCTTATCTACAAACCCAACCCAGGTGTAATAATGAGTTTTCATGCCAATTAAATTCATGTTGACATATGtaagatttaaatttcaatggataaaatttaagagataatattttttaattaagaaaagataGAAGAAAGGTCtccaaaatattataaataagaaacTAAGGTCTCtctttttagtatattttcCTCTCGAGCACGTTTTTGGAAATTTTTGAAGGATAAGAATACCATGAAGAGCACGTAATTGTTTTCACCTCGGACCACTTTTATGTTGGACCCGTAAGCCCAATAatgagaaaacaaaccaaaagtaaacccaaaacacccaaatacaaaacaaagaaaacccAAGACAAGCAGAGCATGTCACTGTCGGGTTTTTGGTTTCTCATGGAATTAAATccaacttaaaaatatatttttacaatctATAATTGTTTATACGACGTAACGacttaaatataaatgttttaagattttagatcaatttcaattttcGTAGGACTAGagttcaaattaaaatacaacatatagttttatttcttcttcatttctcttttttcaaattatcattcttctattttcatccactttatttctctcctctaaatcaaacacacccttaatttttggaaattaaagaaaaaagttacCAAAAAGGTAAACCTTAAATTAACCAACTTGTGAACAATTCAACATAGGCAAGAATAGCGAGCAGTGGCACtgatattcttgatgctatacTAGATTCGGATATCCATTTGCCAAGATGGCCCACATAGGAATGTCATGTAACCTCTAGTGATTATTGTTGGCTAAATAATTTCAGGCTTCAATCTTCATGAACCAATAATCTCCTGCCAAGTGGAAAAAATCTCCTTCAAACCAGTTAATCCATTCACAGACTAACTATGGTTATTGTTTATATGCCTAAAACTAACATGTGTTCAGTAATCTTGAATATTTCTGACAAATtgttttttgttctgaaaatctaCCTGCTAAATTTCTAGAATTCATtcatgtgagtttttttttttttttgaagaagcaAAACATCACTGTCACACATGAATCGGTACTCAATGAGAGCTCATGTTCAGTTTCTTGTTGTTTTGCTCTCAGTTTCCCTGTCTATATTCTCTCCTCTCCCTCCTCCTGTGTCTCAGTTTGCTGGATAGATACGTAGAATTGCTGCTGCTTCTTCAATGGCTCAAATTGCGCTTATTGCTCCTGCAGCAACTGTTATACCTATTATTACTGGCATGTACTACTTACTATACTATAAATCTTGTCAAATTCACCAACCAACCATTCCTTATTCTCTTTTCCTATTTTGTTTCTCAAATCACATGTATTTTCCTAGCAAAATCAAATGATCAGAGAGATATATAATTGGATTGTGTCATGTGGTTTTCAGGTAGGGGGAAACAACAAAAACTATCATATGCTGCAAGAAGAAACAAAGTGAGTTTAGCATCACTGGTTCCTAGTTGGAGGCTTGAAAGGGTTCCAAGGTTAGccttatcaaataataataattcaggCGATGATAGAAAGACAAGTGTCGTGGTGAAGGTATCTGAAGGAGGAGCTATCTCTCTCCCTCATGGTTGGTCAGCACAAAAGGTAACCAAACTAACTTGAATATTATTCTTACTTTTGAGTCCCCATATGAAAACGTCACTGGTTAAgagataaaaagtaaaaaacttttatattgaaaattatacattttcatGGTTGAATATAATCTTCAacaaaaaatttctatttattcATTCCTTTATTCCTTAAACTATAGTTCTTAggtcacttttttttaattattaatcattcaTAATAAGAATATTCATTACTTTTTATTTGTGTTAATAAATAAACTATTCTAACTtacttagaaaaaatattttaaattacagtGTCTTTGTATGAATTATAAgtgttaaagaataataaataaatgaattacacaattatatgcCGCAGGAAAAAATTTTATTCActagtttgtttgtttttttccctcgtaacaaaaaactatttttaacttCTCTTAAAATACtcgtaaaatataaaaaattcacttatcaTTTTTGTAATGAAAAGTGAAGAAACTTAACTGATTAACCATAATGTTCTTGCAAAAAACAGAAGGCTCAAAATCGAACTGAATGGGCCCAAAGGCCCACATTAAATATGATCCACAAAGGATAGgcttgtctttttcttttttgtttttggtgtaTATGGATTGGCTAGTCTTATggtccaaaaattaaaaaaaaataaggatttgattattatttctaATACTCTTCTCAACGAATATGTCCTGTGAATTTGTATTTTACATGTAAACAGCTATATGCCCTGTGAATCTGTTACTACTTGTGTCAGGTCTTTATTTTCTTCCTACACCTATATTTCTAGTGTTCACATTTTTCAACCATATTTATTAATACACTTGGTCCCCACTCTGCACGCAAGACTTACCCTCAAAAGTCCTATTCCCCCTTAAGATTTTAGCAGTAGACTTTTCAATTTAATTCAAGTCTATGAATGAATTCAATGGTTGGTTCAGTTGGTCACTTTGGCTAGGACATGGTTCTTCTTATGaaacatgttttttgttttcagttCCAATTTTGCAAGCATAACATACATGTCAGAGTCTACTAAAACTAGGACACCTCTCTGCAAATAGAGGATCCGAAGACAACTACATTTATAACTGTGCCATATATTCCCtttcatttgttaattttgtctAATTACTTGTTTCCATAAGGATTTCTTccataaagtgaaaaaaaattaaaaattttgaattaaaataaaatataaaaatatgaatttcatattattttgttgtttatttttctctcttttttttatccacTTTTTATACAAATGAACACCCcataaaatatcataaacaaaAGATGTCTAAGTGTCTTATCAATCAAAAACAAGTGAGTTCTCACAGGATAATTGGTTAATAGAGTTTAATTACACGtcgtgaatttgatttttttttttttatatatatttaaccaGAAGTCAGTTGTCATAAGTTTCACGTTTTTGGATCAAACATGTACTAAACACGACTCCCCCGGGGAACATTATTGTGTGTGTTTTCTGCGTGACCCAAATTTTGTGCAAGAAACAGAAGAGAATACTTAACTTCACAAACTGCGCCTCACGATCACATGCTAAAGCTAAACCCCCTTTGTCTTGTGAGTAAGTATTAATGTTTCTTGTTTTcacaaaaaaagtttaaaacgtAGAAAATAAGGCCGCATTTGGACGGCATTTCTTGGCACCTCCATATGCCAAACTTTTTTGGTCAACTCAATGTGCCTGACTTGAAAGCACCTAGCATTAGAAGCGCGTTGCGCtcaacaatattaattaatagtcCAATTTTTGCGCCTAAAGTTATACTActattaaaatgtattttccCAGTTGTACAAAATCGTGGGTCGATTCATGGATCGTGCACTCATTCATCCTCCCAAATACGATTCCCTTCTTTGATTTGTTTCCTACGAAATTATTACTCATctttttacataataataataatatatttttggcaTCTTTTTATTCCGTAACACTTACCCTATTATTGTCCTCTTTACAGTTTATAACTTTATACATACAAACAATTTAAAGAACCTTTTTAAATTTTCCATCCAACCGTTGACTACACAACTATAAGtaccttatttttattttttataacaaaaaattgataataaggAAATTGAATCCCAAtcctataaaaatattttctattttttccacCACCacataaattaactttaaaaaaaattaagatctcACGTATTCTCTGTTGAAAACAATCTTATCAAATCTAATAAAACTATTATCAACAATAAAATTCTCTTTTAAATAGTTACCACAATTCCATATTGGAGCTCGAATTccagataaatatttaatacaacatAATTTTGTACCAATTATTTTAGGTACTcagttaaaattaataaaaaaaaaaaact encodes:
- the LOC100784554 gene encoding proline transporter 2 isoform X1, coding for MRKGNMELETNKVYDYEDARGNDAEVPDTAHQISTDSWFQVAFILTTGINSAFVLGYPGTVMVPLGWFGGVIGLILATAVSLYANALVAYLHELGGQRHIRYRDLAGFIYGKKAYNLTWVLQYINLFMINTGYIILAGSALKATYVLFKDDGLLKLPYCIAIAGLVCAMFAVCIPHLSALRIWLGFSTVFSLAYIVISFVLSLKDGLRSPPRDYEIPGEGVSKIFTIIGASANLVFAFNTGMLPEIQATIKQPVVKNMMKALYFQFTVGVLPLYLVAFTGYWAYGSSTEVYLLNSVNGAVWVKALANITAFLQSVIALHIFASPMYEFLDTKYGIKGSAMNVKNMSFRMVVRGGYLAFNTFVAAFLPFLGDFMSLTGAISTFPLTFILANHMYLKAKKDKLNSSQKLWHWLNIGFFSIMSLAATISAIRLIAIDSKTFHVFADL
- the LOC100784554 gene encoding proline transporter 1 isoform X2: MVPLGWFGGVIGLILATAVSLYANALVAYLHELGGQRHIRYRDLAGFIYGKKAYNLTWVLQYINLFMINTGYIILAGSALKATYVLFKDDGLLKLPYCIAIAGLVCAMFAVCIPHLSALRIWLGFSTVFSLAYIVISFVLSLKDGLRSPPRDYEIPGEGVSKIFTIIGASANLVFAFNTGMLPEIQATIKQPVVKNMMKALYFQFTVGVLPLYLVAFTGYWAYGSSTEVYLLNSVNGAVWVKALANITAFLQSVIALHIFASPMYEFLDTKYGIKGSAMNVKNMSFRMVVRGGYLAFNTFVAAFLPFLGDFMSLTGAISTFPLTFILANHMYLKAKKDKLNSSQKLWHWLNIGFFSIMSLAATISAIRLIAIDSKTFHVFADL
- the LOC100306268 gene encoding immediate early response 3-interacting protein 1, whose product is MGLWTLLEGFLLLANALAILNEDRFLAPRGWGFQDFSGGRTKSFKGQLIGLIYATQYLRVPLILLNSICIFVKLVSG